CCTTGCCGTGAACGGTGATGAGGGCGAGCCGGGAACCTTCAAGGACCGCTATTATCTCGAACGTGAACCCCATCCCTTCCTCGAAGGGATGCTGATCGCCGCATGGGCGGTCGAGGCCGAGCGGTGCTTTATCTATATGCGCGACGAATATCCCGCCGTGCTCAAAATTTTGCGTCGTGAAATCAAAGCACTGGAAGACGCAGCTCTTGTGGATAAAGGCTACATCGAGCTGCGCCGCGGCGCTGGCGCCTATATCTGCGGCGAAGAAAGCGCGATGATCGAAAGCATCGAGGGCAAGCGCGGCGAACCGCGCCACCGTCCGCCTTTCGTGGCACAGGTCGGCATCTTCAACCGCCCCACGCTCGTGCATAACGTCGAAACCCTCTATTGGGTCGCCCGCGTGATGAGAGACGGACCAGAAGTCTTTAATTCGGTTGAGAAAAACAACCGCAAAGGCCTGCGTAGCTATTCCGTGTCCGGCCGCGTTAAGGCGCCCGGCGTGTATCTTCTGCCTGCCGGTTCAACCATCCTCGACGTGATCGAAGCGGCGGGCGGCATGCGCGACGGCCACACCTTCAAAGCCTATCAGCCGGGCGGCCCGTCCTCTGGCCTTCTGCCCGCCTCGATGGACGACATCCCGCTTGATTTCGACACGCTGCAACCGCATGGCACCTTCATCGGCTCAGCCGCCGTTGTCGTTCTCTCCGACCAAGACAGCGCCCGCGCAGCCGCCCTCAACATGCTCAGGTTTTTTGAGGATGAAAGCTGCGGTCAATGCACGCCCTGTCGGGTCGGCTGCGAAAAAGCGGTCAAGCTGATGCAGGCCGACACCTGGGATCAGGGGCTGCTTGAAGAGGTCTGCCAAACCATGGCCGACGCCTCGATCTGTGGCTTGGGGCAGGCGGCCCCAAACCCGATTCGCATGACCATGAAGCATTTCGCCGACGAAATCTGACGTCCGGTTTAACGCCGATCAAGACGCGCTCAAACCGCGCCCAAGATCCTCTGCCAAAGCCGCCCGCCAACGCGCGGCATCAGCACCATATAGGCGATGATCAACGCGAACACGACAAGCGCGGGCAAGCCATTCAACTGGAACCCGCCTTCGGTGGTGTCGCCAGTGACCAGCGCGACCAGATAGCCGAACAGGAAAAAGCTGGTGAAAAGATCGAGGATAAAGGCAACGACAACTTTCCAAGTCGCCGGGGGGGATGTCTCTGACATTTTACAAAGTCCTGACTATTATGAAGGGCCAATTCTTAAGGTCCCGTTTACGTGCATCAAATCAACTTGAAACAAATCGCTCTGAATGGGCGGCGATGATGACGCCACAGCCGCCCATTTGGCAAGGCTTTCCCCGACGGGAGCATTCCCGCGCCGCCCGCGCTGCGCTAGGATCACAGCATGTTTGACCTGCTTCCCTTGCCGGGCGTTCTGCCCGCGACGCTCATCGCGACCCTGCTTGCCCTGATCTATTTGCTGGCGTTTTGTTACCGCTTGCCCAGTTGGCCGAAAACGCTTGTCAAAACCGGCGCTGTGCTGGCGCTTGCTCTGGCCGCGTGGTTGGCCAACGGGCCCGGCATGCTGCTTGTCGCGCTGTTGCTCTGCGCGCTGGGCGACTACCTGCTCTCGCGTCCGTCCGAAGGGGCGTTTATGGCCGGGGTTGGGGCTTTCGCGGCGGGGCATATCGCCTATGTGGTGCTGTTCCTTGGCCACCCGTTGGCTGACCTGCGGTCCCTGTTAAACACGCCTGAAACCCTGCTTATCGCCGCGCTCATTGGGGTCGGCATCGTCATGGCGCGCCTGCTTTGGCCGCGCACGGGTGATCTGCGCTGGCCGGTGATGGTGTATATCCCGGTGATCCTCTCGATGGGCGGCGCGGTGATGACCCTGCCACAGGGCCACCCGCTGATACTCGCCCACCTCGCGGCGCTGCTCTTTATTGTCTCTGACGTGACCCTGTCGGTCGAGATGTTCGTGCTGCCCGTGCTCCACCCGCTGCGTCGGGTGCTGCATTTCGTAATCTGGAGCACCTATTGGTCGGCGCAAGCGCTGTTTTTCCTCGCCTTCGCGGGCCTCTCGGCCACCTAAAGCGGCGTCACCCCTTGTTGCGATAGACCGCGCAAATGCACCCCGCCGCGCGCAGTTTGCGGCACAGCTGATGCGCCGCGCGCGCCTTGCTGCGCCCCAGCCGCGCCATGAAATACCCACCCTTTTTGCTGGCGCGGCTCTTTTGCCAGATCAACTCAGGCGTCTCGCCTTTGATAATCCGCCGACAAGCCCGCGTTTTCGCGCTAAACCGTTCCCGCGCCTGTGTTTTGCTGGTGCCAAAAGCCAGCTGCACGCCCCATGGCTGCACCCTCGGCTCCGGGCGCGGCATGGGTGACAGGCGCCGCTTGCGGGCCAAATCATAGCACGCCTCGGCAAAGCCTTTGACCTTGGACAGCCGCAAATCGGGCATCGCTACATCCGGCGCCAGCCAATCGTCATGGCTCAACCCGGTGATAATCGCCACGTAATTCACGGTCTCGCGCGCCAAACCGCCGGTGCCTGCGATGATCCCCTCGGCGCGCCGCTCACCGCCGTTATAGCCCACCGCCGCCAGCCCGGGATTGCCATATCGCGCTGTCATCTCGGCCAGATATTGCGCCGAATGCTCCAGCGCCTCTGCCGGGTTGAACGCATCCCGCAGCCCGCGCCGCTTGGCCGTGTGGGGCATGAACTGGGCAATGCCCTGCGCACCTGCGGGGCTTATGGCGAAGGGGTCAAACCGGCTCTCCTGCCAGATCAGGCGCGCGAAAAACCCCGGATCAAGGTTGTGATCGGCGCTGAAACGGGCAATCGCCTGACAGGTGTCATGCACAAAATGCGCCTGCCGGATGCATTGCACATGCCCCCATTCGCCGCTCGAACAGGCCCGGTCGGGCGGCTCTGCCCGCGCCGCCCCCGCCATCACCATCAAAACCGCTAAACCCACCCACTTCATGGTGCGCATCCTGCCGCGCATGGCCACAACCTGCAATGGCACCTTTTCATGCCTCGCAAGGGGGATTAAGTGAAAGGAAAGCGAAAGGGCCGTTGCATGTCATTTTTCAAGAAGCTCAAGTCAAAGCTCTTCAAATCCTCCTCCAAGCTGGAAGAGGGGCTTGATGCGATCATCGAAGACGGCGGCGTCGAAGAAGAAGTCGAGGTCACGCAAACCGCGCCCGAACCTGATCCTGTGCCTGAACCTACGCCCGAACCGGAGCTTGCGCCCGAACCTGAGCCGACGCCCGAACCGACCCCGGAGCCCGCACCCGAGCCGCAGCCGGAACCAACCCCCGCGCCCGCACCCGAGCCAGAACCAGAGCCGACACCGGCCCCTCAGCCAGAGCCCGAGCCTCAACCTGAACCGGCCCCACCCGAAGTCCCTGAGCCGGCACCCGAACCGGAGCCAGTGCCCGAAACGGAGCCAGTGCCTGAACCCGCTCCAACGCCCGACCCCGAACCGGAACCCGCCCCCAACCCGGAGCCCATCCCCACACCAGAGCCCAAGCCCGCCCCACCCCCGGTTGAGGCGCCGCAACCGGTCGATCCGATGCCCGCGCCGTCGCCTGCCGAAGTGCCCGACGTTGCCCCCGTCGAAGCGCCCCTGCCGGGCGATCCGGCCAAAGCCCCGACGCCCATCGAAATCCCCGATACCATTGCCAGTGACTTAACAAGCGCCGCTGCTGACACATCCGCATCAGAAGCCGCCAAACCCGGCCTCTTGGGGCGCCTCTTCAAGCGCGAAAAGAAAACCGTCACCCGCCGGGTGCTCGACGATGACATGCTCGAACAACTCGAAGAGCTGCTCATCGCTTCGGACATGGGCGTCGACACCGCCCTACGCGTCACCGCCAACATGGCCGAAGGCCGCTTTGGCACCAAGCTCTCGACCGACGAAATCAAACGCTTGCTTGCCGATGAAATCACCCGCGTGATGGAGGAAGTCGCCCGCCCCATGCCGCTCTTTCCCAAAAAGCCGCAGGTGGTGCTGGTGGTTGGCGTCAACGGCTCGGGCAAGACGACAACCATCGGCAAACTCGCCTCGCAATTCAAAGCCGCAGGCAAACAGGTGGTCATCGCCGCCGGAGACACGTTCCGCGCGGCTGCGGTCGAACAATTGCAAGTCTGGGGCGACCGCGCCGGCGTGCCCGTGCTCACCGCACCCGAAGGCACTGACCCCGCCAGCCTCGCTTTTGACGCGCTGACCAAGGCCACAGCCGACGGTGCCGACCTGTTGATGATCGACACGGCGGGCCGCTTGCAAAACCGCAAGGACCTGATGGAGGAGCTGGCCAAGATCGTTCGCGTCATCCGCAAGATTGATGACAGCGCACCGCACAACACGCTTCTCGTGCTTGACGCGACCACCGGGCAGAACGCCCTCTCGCAGGTCAAGACGTTTCAGGAACTCGCCGATGTCACCGGCCTCGTGATGACCAAACTAGACGGCACTGCCAAGGGCGGCGTTCTGGTGGCGCTTGCTGATAAATTCGGCCTGCCGATCCATGCCATCGGCGTGGGCGAACAAATCGACGACCTCGCGCCTTTCGATCCGGCGGAATTTGCCGAAGCGCTGACCGGAGTCGCTCAATGATCCATCAACTGTTGCCTGCCGCAGCCCTCGCGCTGGCGGCGGTTACTGCACCGGCAATCGCCAACCCGGTGATGACACCCGAAGACTGCGCCGCCGGATGGCGCGCGATCACAGACCCCCTGACCCTGCCGCGTTACCTGCGCGCTGCGGGCCAGATCGTTACCGACGATGGCTGGTGCCGGATGGACAGAACCACGGCTGAGCTGCGCTCCTATGATTTCGCCTCGCTCAGCTGGCGCGCCACCGGGGTTGCTGATGCGGTCGCCAAAAACGTGCCACCGCAAAGCTTTGAGGCCGAGTTTACAGGCATCAACTGGACCGAAGCCTTTCACATGCAATTCCCCAGCGGTCAGCCCGCGGCACACGGCATCATCCGCATCAGCGCGCGACAGGACCCGACAAGCCAGACACTGGTGCTCAACGAGCTGACGTTCGATTTTGACACGCTCGGGCGATTGCAATTCGCCGGGCAGGGGGCAGGTTTCGACTTTTCGTCGCTTACGGTCCTGCAATCCTCGATTGGTGGAATGCGCCTCAACAGGCTTTCGCTTGATGCGACGCTGACCGCGCCGCTGTCCAAGGCGCTCTATACAAGCTTCGCCCCCGTGGGCGGCGCGACGCCAATGCTCACCAATCTCGTCTCGGCGATCCCGGCTGCGGCCCTGCCGACGGATGAGCGCATCGCTCTGGGTGCCTTTATCGACGCGCTCCCCGATGCCACCGGCCACCTCGCGATCACCGCTCAATCCGAAACCGGCCTCGGCGCGCTGCAACTCGGCGCAGGCCAAGCCAGCAAGGCCCGAAATGCGCCCTTGCCCGGCATCCTGAGTATCATGCTGTCAGGCGTTGCGCTGTCTGTCGACTGGGCTGCGGACGACTAAGCCGAGATGAGCGACTGGATCATCTCCCTCGAAGGCACCGATGCAGGCCACACCGCCGCGTTGATCCTCGCGCTGATGGCGGCGCTTCTCCATGCGGTGTTCGGCGCGCTGCAAAAAGGGCGCTTTGATCCTTGGCTCAGCCGGGGCGCGATCGACGGGTTCTATGCCCTGATCGCCGCGCCATTTGCGCTGTTTGTCGTGCCGTGGCCCGAACCGCACATGTGGGCGATCTTTGCCGGGGCGTGGGCCATTCACCTTGTTTATAAAACCCTACAGGCATGGGCCTATTCCAAGGGGGCCTATACCGTGGTCTACCCGGTTGTGCGCGGCACCGGGCCGTTGTTCACGGTGATCGGTGCGTGGCTTTTGTTTGGCGAAACCTTCAATCTGGTGCAATGGCTGGGCGTGTTCACCCTGCTGGCGGGGATCTATGGGCTCGCACTCTATAATCTGCGCACCATCACGCTCGACCGCGAGACAATGCCGCTGGCGCTTGGCCTTGCCGTGCTGACGGGCATATTCGTGGCATTCTACACCACGTTTGACGCCTATGGCATCCGTGCGACGGCTGATCCGTTCACCTTCCTTGCGTGGTTTTTCATGATCGACGGGCTGGTGTTTCCGGTCGTGGCCACGCTGCGGTATCGGTCGATGACGGCCCCGCCGCCGCTTGTGCCGCTGTTGCGCATGGGGCTGGCGGGCGCGTTCATCGCCTTCGCCTCCTTTGGGGCGATCATGCTGGCCACGCGTCTCGACAAAGTCGGCGAAGCGGCGGTCTTGCGCGAAACATCAACCGTTTTTGCGGCACTTATCGGTTGGCTGATGCTCAAAGAAAGCACAGGCCCCCGCCGAATTGCCCTCATGGCCTTGATTGCGGCCGGAGCGGTCTTAGTTGAAATGGGCGGATAGGAGCCAAAATGACAGACCTCGACACCGATCAGAACAAGCCCAAACCCATCAACCCGATCCTGAAAATGGGTCTGGAACTCGGGCCGGTGATCCTGTTCTTCATCGCTTATATCAAGCTCAAGGACGAGGTGTTCACCATTGCTGGCACCGATTATGACGGGTTCATTATCGTCACCGCCATGTTCGTGCCCCTGATGGTGGTTTCAACCGGGATCCTGTGGTGGCTGACCGGGCACCTGTCGAAAATGCAGATCATGACCGTGGTTCTGGTGGTGGTGTTTGGCGGCTTGTCTGTCTGGCTCAACGATCCGCGGTTTATCAAGATGAAGCCGACGATCCTCTACCTCATGTTCACCGGCATCCTCGGCTTCGGGCTGTTGCAGGGCAAAAGCTATCTGCGCGACCTGATGGATGGCGTTATGCCGCTCACGCATGAAGGCTGGATGCTGCTGACCAAACGGCTCACCGCGTTCTTCTTCGGGCTGGCCGTGGCCAATGAGCTGGTCTGGCGCTTCATGTCAGAAGAGGCATGGGTCAACTTCAAAACCTTCGGCCTGACGGCGGCGATTTTCGTGTTTTTCATGACCCAAGGGCGGCTGTTCAAGGAGTATAACTCCGAAGAAGAAAGCAAAGACTAGCACTCAATGCCCGGCGCGTCAGCGCCATGCCCGACCTCCCCCCGGGGGAGGGCATTCATGAATATGACCCGCTCCGCCCGCAACCCCTGTGGCGTTTAGCAACCCTCTGTTCCGCTCGATTGCACCAGCCCTCCCGAGGTCGGGCATGCCGCCGCCGCGCCTCACTTCTTCCCGAATAGCACCCCGTGGCTGTCTTTCTGCTTGTCGGGACTCTTGCGCAAATCCGCATGAAGTGCGCGCCCGCGCTGCACACCGGGGCGCGTGCCCACCACGTCCAGCCACCGCGCCAGATGCGGCTTATCGCCCAAATCCTGCTGCTGTCCCTCCCAAAGAGAGGCCCAAGGCCAAATCGCCATATCCGCGATGGAATAGAAATCCCCGGCCACAAACTCATGCTCCGCCAACCGCCGATCGAGCACGCCATAAAGTCGCGCAACCTCGTTCCGATAGCGGTCCTGCGCATAGGGCAAGACCTGCGGCGGCTCCATCACCGGCGCGTATTTCAGGAAATGATGCGCTTGGCCCGCCATCGGACCAACGCCGCCCATCTGCCACATCAGCCATTCTTCCACGGCAATCCGGTCACGCTCGCTCGCGCCATAAAACTGGCCCGTCTTGCGGGCGAGGTATTGCAATATGGCACCGCTCTCAAACACCGACACCGGCGCTCCCCCCGGTCCATCCGGGTCGACAATCGCTGGCATCCGGTTGTTCGGCGCAATCTCAAGGAACGCGGGCGCAAACTGATCTCCCTTGCCGATGTTAATCAGCTTCGCCTGATAGGGCAGGCCCATCTCCTCAAGCGCGATAGAGGCTTTCCAACCGTTCGGCGTCGGCCAAAAGTAAAGCTCGATTGCCTGCGCCCCGTCTTGTGTCCCGTCCTGCACCCCATCCTGCACCATGTCGCGTCCTTCCCTTCAAAAGCAAAGGCTCATGATGGCGCATTTGATCCCATTGGCAAGGGCAGGGAAGGCATCGCCACGCGATCACCGTCAGGTTCCGCTATCCGCAACGCCTCAAGCGGGAGCCTGTCGGGCTGGCGCATCAACGCGGCATAAAGCGCCATGGTCCCCTCGCGAAGATAGGGCGACCAGTGGCAAAACAACCGCCGGTGCGGCGCCAGCGGAAAGCCGAGCCGCGCCAGATGCGCACTTACCCCGGCCCGATCCAGCCTGAGCATGACCCGTCCCGGCGCCTCGGCCAAGCCCCAGCCCATGGCCCGGTCACCCCGTTGTGCGGGCGCAACCAACCTCTCAAACAGCAGATCGACACCGGCATTCTCGCGCGCTGTCACCGCAATCAACTCCGCCGTGCGCCCGGCGGGCGCGCCAAGCGCCTCCTGCGCCGCGCCGCGAAATTCCGCCCCGTTGAGCGAGATCACCCGCGTCACATCGCCCGGCTCAAGATGGCGCAGCGCCTGCAACACCACCCGCGCCCCAAGGCTGTGGGCGATGGCGTGAACCGGCCTGTGCGGCGCGGCGCGGCGCAGCTCTCTGATGGTGCGCGCCAACCCCGCACCCGCCTCGGCCGCCTGAGCGTATGCAGTCCAGATCATGCCCTTGGCGTTCCACCCATACGCCACGCCCAGCGTGTCCTGCTCGGCGCCAATCCCCAACCCCTTGGGCCAGCTTTTGGCCTTGCGACACGGGTGGCCGCCAAAGGAAAAGATATGCTCATGCGGGCAATCCAACCCGTCACCGGGGCGAAACTTGAACCCGTGCACCATCACGATCACCGGCCCATCCCCCCGCATCGCCGCGCGCCGTAACGCGGGCAAAGCCGGAGCCGGGCTGTCGTGCAGCGCAAGACCCGTGTCTTGCAGGTTCACCCGTATCAGGGGCATGGATCGCTCCCACCACATGTTGCGCTTTGGCTATCGCAGCAACATATGACAACAGGGTGAAGCCCCGGTTAAGCAACCGTGACGATGCAATTCCCACCGCCGCGCTTTTGCGTTGACGCATTTGCGCCGCCTTGCTATCGAATGACCCAGTGGCGATTTGTTACCGGATTGCGGGCCACTTTAAATAATCCCGCTAAAGAGGTCATCGGATGGGCTCCCCCGTCGCGTGACCGCGACCGGGGGTTTTTTATTTGGGGCGGCCAAGTCCCCCCTGACAGGAGCGACCGATGAGCAACGACTGGAACAAACGCACCCACGCCGTGCATGGCGGCACCCGCCGCTCGCAATATAACGAGGTGAGCGAGGCGATCTTCCTCACCCAGGGCTTTGTCTATGACAGCGCCGAACAGGCC
This genomic window from Rhodobacteraceae bacterium D3-12 contains:
- a CDS encoding septation protein IspZ, which gives rise to MTDLDTDQNKPKPINPILKMGLELGPVILFFIAYIKLKDEVFTIAGTDYDGFIIVTAMFVPLMVVSTGILWWLTGHLSKMQIMTVVLVVVFGGLSVWLNDPRFIKMKPTILYLMFTGILGFGLLQGKSYLRDLMDGVMPLTHEGWMLLTKRLTAFFFGLAVANELVWRFMSEEAWVNFKTFGLTAAIFVFFMTQGRLFKEYNSEEESKD
- a CDS encoding lytic transglycosylase domain-containing protein, whose product is MKWVGLAVLMVMAGAARAEPPDRACSSGEWGHVQCIRQAHFVHDTCQAIARFSADHNLDPGFFARLIWQESRFDPFAISPAGAQGIAQFMPHTAKRRGLRDAFNPAEALEHSAQYLAEMTARYGNPGLAAVGYNGGERRAEGIIAGTGGLARETVNYVAIITGLSHDDWLAPDVAMPDLRLSKVKGFAEACYDLARKRRLSPMPRPEPRVQPWGVQLAFGTSKTQARERFSAKTRACRRIIKGETPELIWQKSRASKKGGYFMARLGRSKARAAHQLCRKLRAAGCICAVYRNKG
- the ftsY gene encoding signal recognition particle-docking protein FtsY gives rise to the protein MSFFKKLKSKLFKSSSKLEEGLDAIIEDGGVEEEVEVTQTAPEPDPVPEPTPEPELAPEPEPTPEPTPEPAPEPQPEPTPAPAPEPEPEPTPAPQPEPEPQPEPAPPEVPEPAPEPEPVPETEPVPEPAPTPDPEPEPAPNPEPIPTPEPKPAPPPVEAPQPVDPMPAPSPAEVPDVAPVEAPLPGDPAKAPTPIEIPDTIASDLTSAAADTSASEAAKPGLLGRLFKREKKTVTRRVLDDDMLEQLEELLIASDMGVDTALRVTANMAEGRFGTKLSTDEIKRLLADEITRVMEEVARPMPLFPKKPQVVLVVGVNGSGKTTTIGKLASQFKAAGKQVVIAAGDTFRAAAVEQLQVWGDRAGVPVLTAPEGTDPASLAFDALTKATADGADLLMIDTAGRLQNRKDLMEELAKIVRVIRKIDDSAPHNTLLVLDATTGQNALSQVKTFQELADVTGLVMTKLDGTAKGGVLVALADKFGLPIHAIGVGEQIDDLAPFDPAEFAEALTGVAQ
- a CDS encoding lysoplasmalogenase; the protein is MFDLLPLPGVLPATLIATLLALIYLLAFCYRLPSWPKTLVKTGAVLALALAAWLANGPGMLLVALLLCALGDYLLSRPSEGAFMAGVGAFAAGHIAYVVLFLGHPLADLRSLLNTPETLLIAALIGVGIVMARLLWPRTGDLRWPVMVYIPVILSMGGAVMTLPQGHPLILAHLAALLFIVSDVTLSVEMFVLPVLHPLRRVLHFVIWSTYWSAQALFFLAFAGLSAT
- a CDS encoding DUF726 domain-containing protein, whose amino-acid sequence is MPLIRVNLQDTGLALHDSPAPALPALRRAAMRGDGPVIVMVHGFKFRPGDGLDCPHEHIFSFGGHPCRKAKSWPKGLGIGAEQDTLGVAYGWNAKGMIWTAYAQAAEAGAGLARTIRELRRAAPHRPVHAIAHSLGARVVLQALRHLEPGDVTRVISLNGAEFRGAAQEALGAPAGRTAELIAVTARENAGVDLLFERLVAPAQRGDRAMGWGLAEAPGRVMLRLDRAGVSAHLARLGFPLAPHRRLFCHWSPYLREGTMALYAALMRQPDRLPLEALRIAEPDGDRVAMPSLPLPMGSNAPS
- a CDS encoding glutathione S-transferase N-terminal domain-containing protein — its product is MVQDGVQDGTQDGAQAIELYFWPTPNGWKASIALEEMGLPYQAKLINIGKGDQFAPAFLEIAPNNRMPAIVDPDGPGGAPVSVFESGAILQYLARKTGQFYGASERDRIAVEEWLMWQMGGVGPMAGQAHHFLKYAPVMEPPQVLPYAQDRYRNEVARLYGVLDRRLAEHEFVAGDFYSIADMAIWPWASLWEGQQQDLGDKPHLARWLDVVGTRPGVQRGRALHADLRKSPDKQKDSHGVLFGKK
- a CDS encoding NAD(P)H-dependent oxidoreductase subunit E — encoded protein: MALDAKKGIWKSGKGKGRHTPKGRQVDDTALSEVQSLLGDTPLRRDLLIEYLHLVQDHYGHLSAAHIRALAEIMRLSQAEIYEVASFYAHFDIVKEGETPPPALTIRVCDSLSCELAGSEALMQALKDGFDPAEVRVLRAPCMGRCDTAPVLELGHNHIDHATPDLVKAAVSARDTHPKIPEYQGFEDYSSGGGYDVLRRLRASGDWEDVQEQLHASGVRGLGGAGFPSGKKWGFVRANPGPRYLAVNGDEGEPGTFKDRYYLEREPHPFLEGMLIAAWAVEAERCFIYMRDEYPAVLKILRREIKALEDAALVDKGYIELRRGAGAYICGEESAMIESIEGKRGEPRHRPPFVAQVGIFNRPTLVHNVETLYWVARVMRDGPEVFNSVEKNNRKGLRSYSVSGRVKAPGVYLLPAGSTILDVIEAAGGMRDGHTFKAYQPGGPSSGLLPASMDDIPLDFDTLQPHGTFIGSAAVVVLSDQDSARAAALNMLRFFEDESCGQCTPCRVGCEKAVKLMQADTWDQGLLEEVCQTMADASICGLGQAAPNPIRMTMKHFADEI
- a CDS encoding DMT family transporter, with protein sequence MSDWIISLEGTDAGHTAALILALMAALLHAVFGALQKGRFDPWLSRGAIDGFYALIAAPFALFVVPWPEPHMWAIFAGAWAIHLVYKTLQAWAYSKGAYTVVYPVVRGTGPLFTVIGAWLLFGETFNLVQWLGVFTLLAGIYGLALYNLRTITLDRETMPLALGLAVLTGIFVAFYTTFDAYGIRATADPFTFLAWFFMIDGLVFPVVATLRYRSMTAPPPLVPLLRMGLAGAFIAFASFGAIMLATRLDKVGEAAVLRETSTVFAALIGWLMLKESTGPRRIALMALIAAGAVLVEMGG